A region from the uncultured Bacteroides sp. genome encodes:
- a CDS encoding DUF3316 domain-containing protein gives MKQKKTIPNNHTWKHRVGKVLFASLCFCFFPLFSLSTHAQEDSLQANRYIMRATMYGLGYANVFDTYLSPQEYTGTDFRLSRETMRMTKLFDGNVSIQNFFQADISYTHNKVDNNNTFAGLVNWNYGLHYQFHITDNFKLLAGGLGDFNGGFVYNLRNTNNPASARAFINLDASGMAIWHVKVKGHPLVIRYQANIPVVGVMFSPNYGQSYYEIFTLNNTSGIIKLTSLHNQPSIRQMLSVDFPVGYSKIRLSYLWDVQQSKVNKIETHTYAHVFMVGFVKDLYSIRNKKGTPLPAAVRAY, from the coding sequence ATGAAACAAAAAAAAACAATACCGAATAATCACACATGGAAACACAGAGTAGGCAAAGTACTCTTCGCCTCTCTGTGTTTTTGTTTTTTTCCGCTGTTCTCGCTTTCTACGCATGCACAAGAAGATTCTCTACAGGCAAACCGATACATCATGCGTGCCACCATGTATGGCCTCGGATATGCCAATGTGTTTGATACGTATCTCTCTCCACAAGAATATACGGGCACGGACTTTCGCCTCTCGCGCGAAACAATGAGGATGACTAAACTCTTTGATGGAAACGTTTCAATACAAAACTTTTTTCAGGCAGATATTTCATATACGCACAACAAAGTAGACAATAACAATACTTTTGCGGGACTGGTGAACTGGAATTACGGATTACATTATCAATTCCATATTACAGATAACTTTAAGTTGCTGGCCGGTGGATTGGGTGACTTCAACGGTGGATTTGTATATAACCTGCGTAATACCAATAATCCGGCTTCGGCAAGAGCATTCATTAATTTAGACGCCTCCGGGATGGCTATCTGGCATGTGAAGGTGAAAGGGCATCCGCTGGTAATAAGATATCAGGCCAACATACCTGTGGTTGGGGTCATGTTCTCCCCTAACTACGGACAATCTTATTATGAAATATTTACGCTAAATAATACCAGCGGGATAATTAAACTTACCTCGTTACACAATCAGCCGTCTATTCGACAAATGCTATCAGTGGATTTTCCCGTCGGTTATTCAAAGATAAGGCTGAGCTATCTGTGGGATGTACAACAATCTAAAGTAAACAAAATAGAAACGCACACGTATGCGCATGTTTTCATGGTAGGATTCGTGAAGGATCTTTATAGCATTCGTAACAAGAAAGGGACTCCCTTACCGGCTGCAGTAAGAGCCTATTGA
- a CDS encoding S41 family peptidase, translated as MMVQNKYRVKNGNLRATRRLIELVLGVLLLCTVSSCIREDEYDNTPQGNFDALWKIIDERYCFLEYKQINWDSIHTVYQQRITNDMSDDNLFEVLGDMLTELKDGHVNLYSASDVARYWNWYEDYPRNFNESIIENYLGTNYHIAGGAKYKILNDNVGYIYYESFSNTIGNGNLDEILQNMSICNGLIIDVRNNGGGNLSNSTSLASRFTNERVLTGYIRHKTGKGHNDFSDPIAINLDPSNSIRWQKKVIVLTNRHAYSATNDFVNSMRYLPQVTILGDRTGGGSGLPFTSELPNGWSVRYSSSPHFDAEMNQIEFGIDPDIKIDMQGGDEEKGVDTMIEKARALLKN; from the coding sequence ATGATGGTACAGAATAAATATAGAGTGAAAAATGGTAATTTACGGGCAACCCGAAGGCTGATAGAGCTAGTTTTGGGCGTATTGCTCCTCTGTACTGTTTCGTCCTGCATCAGAGAAGACGAATATGACAACACGCCGCAAGGTAACTTTGACGCCCTATGGAAGATTATTGATGAAAGATATTGTTTCCTTGAATACAAACAAATAAATTGGGATAGCATCCATACGGTTTATCAACAACGAATTACGAACGATATGTCGGACGATAACCTGTTTGAAGTATTGGGTGATATGCTCACCGAACTCAAAGACGGGCACGTCAATTTGTATTCGGCAAGCGATGTAGCCCGTTATTGGAACTGGTATGAAGATTATCCACGCAATTTTAACGAATCGATTATTGAAAACTATTTAGGCACAAATTACCACATAGCCGGTGGAGCAAAATATAAAATTCTTAATGATAATGTAGGATACATCTATTATGAGAGCTTTTCCAATACTATCGGCAACGGCAATCTGGACGAGATATTGCAAAACATGTCTATTTGCAACGGACTTATTATAGATGTGCGTAACAACGGCGGCGGAAATCTCAGCAATTCAACTTCTTTGGCTTCCCGGTTTACCAACGAACGGGTGCTGACCGGCTACATTCGCCATAAAACAGGAAAAGGACATAATGACTTCTCGGACCCGATAGCAATTAATCTCGATCCTTCAAACAGTATCCGATGGCAGAAAAAGGTAATTGTACTCACTAACCGACATGCCTACAGCGCCACCAACGATTTTGTAAACTCCATGCGTTATCTTCCTCAGGTAACCATACTCGGGGATAGAACAGGAGGCGGATCGGGATTGCCGTTTACTTCGGAACTACCCAACGGATGGTCGGTGCGCTATTCTTCCAGTCCGCATTTCGATGCCGAAATGAACCAGATTGAATTTGGCATAGATCCTGATATAAAAATAGATATGCAGGGCGGAGACGAAGAGAAAGGAGTGGACACCATGATAGAGAAAGCACGTGCATTGCTGAAAAATTAA
- a CDS encoding biosynthetic peptidoglycan transglycosylase, with translation MNSRTKNKFTIACISVGALLLLTIAGLYLGRNSLLRMMVDKKTSAAGKEYGLSIKYHSLEMEGVNRIKLEGLSVVPQRRDTILNLQSLAMKFSFWKLLTGDLQVQDIRMDLLNVQLVKRDSIANYDFLFRKNKNENLSEKKESNYARQADELLELIFNFLPENGEVHRLNIMLRRDSNFVAVNVPSLIIKDNRFCSNVNVNENNIVQRWITRGELNHSHHVLQAELYSGERKKVQLPYLERRLGAEIAFDTLAYSLSKERMGSSKIALSGKAEICGLSLYHPALSPEVINLNRGRLAYHISIGSNYVEMDSTSIVQFNKLQFHPYLRAQKENEKWHVTASVNKPWFPADELFGSLPKGLFSNLEGIQTSGSLAYHFLLDVDFARLDSLKLESELRHKDFRIVKYGATNLSKMSGEFMYTAYENGVPVRTFATGPSYEHFTPLDSISPLLQMSVLQSEDGAFFYHRGFLPDAMREALIYDLKVKRFARGGSTITMQLVKNVFLNRRKNIARKLEEALIVWLIETQELTSKHRMYEVYLNIAEWGPLIYGIQEAAAYYFDKRPSQLSAEESIFLASIIPKPKHFRSSFTADMKLKDYLGGYYRLIAARLKAKGLLSEAEADSIRPEITITGSALNALSADKDSVVSIPPAE, from the coding sequence ATGAATAGTCGAACTAAAAATAAATTCACAATAGCATGCATCAGCGTAGGCGCATTGCTTCTCCTGACCATTGCGGGACTCTATCTGGGACGTAACAGTTTGTTGCGGATGATGGTTGATAAGAAAACTTCCGCTGCCGGGAAAGAATACGGATTGTCTATCAAATATCACTCCCTGGAAATGGAAGGGGTCAATCGGATAAAGCTGGAAGGGCTGTCCGTTGTTCCGCAGAGACGGGATACAATTCTGAATCTGCAGTCTTTGGCCATGAAGTTTAGCTTCTGGAAGCTACTCACGGGTGATTTGCAAGTGCAGGATATACGGATGGATCTGCTGAATGTTCAGCTCGTGAAGCGGGATTCCATCGCTAATTACGATTTCCTCTTCCGCAAAAATAAGAACGAGAATCTTTCCGAAAAGAAAGAGAGCAACTATGCCCGGCAGGCCGACGAACTGCTGGAACTGATATTCAACTTTCTGCCCGAGAATGGAGAAGTTCATCGGCTGAACATTATGCTACGACGTGACAGCAACTTTGTAGCCGTAAACGTACCTTCGCTAATCATAAAAGACAATCGTTTCTGTTCCAACGTAAACGTAAATGAAAACAATATCGTACAGAGGTGGATTACCCGGGGAGAGCTAAACCATTCGCACCACGTGCTACAAGCCGAACTGTACTCAGGTGAAAGAAAGAAGGTGCAGTTGCCTTACCTCGAACGCCGTCTGGGTGCTGAAATAGCTTTCGATACGCTGGCTTACAGCCTCAGTAAAGAAAGGATGGGTAGCAGCAAAATTGCCCTGAGCGGTAAAGCGGAAATTTGCGGGCTAAGCCTATATCACCCTGCACTTTCGCCGGAAGTGATTAATCTCAACCGCGGGCGGCTAGCCTATCACATTAGTATAGGTAGCAACTATGTGGAAATGGACAGTACCAGCATCGTTCAGTTTAACAAGTTGCAATTTCACCCCTACCTGCGTGCACAAAAGGAGAACGAAAAGTGGCATGTCACAGCTTCCGTGAACAAACCCTGGTTTCCGGCCGATGAACTTTTCGGTTCCTTGCCCAAAGGATTATTCTCCAATCTGGAAGGCATACAAACGAGTGGTTCACTGGCTTACCATTTCCTGCTCGATGTTGATTTTGCCCGATTGGACAGTTTGAAACTTGAATCAGAACTACGCCACAAAGATTTTCGTATTGTGAAGTACGGGGCTACCAACCTCAGTAAAATGTCGGGGGAGTTCATGTATACCGCTTACGAAAACGGCGTACCGGTACGCACATTCGCCACCGGCCCTTCTTATGAACATTTCACCCCGCTCGACAGTATATCGCCGTTGTTACAGATGTCTGTTCTGCAAAGTGAAGACGGCGCTTTCTTCTATCACAGAGGATTCTTACCTGATGCCATGCGGGAAGCTCTTATATACGATCTAAAGGTGAAACGTTTTGCCCGCGGAGGCAGCACCATCACCATGCAACTGGTGAAGAACGTTTTTCTGAATCGCCGCAAAAACATTGCCCGTAAACTGGAAGAGGCTCTCATCGTATGGCTCATCGAAACCCAAGAACTGACTTCCAAACACCGCATGTACGAAGTCTACCTGAACATAGCCGAATGGGGACCGCTGATCTACGGCATTCAGGAAGCCGCCGCTTACTATTTCGATAAGCGCCCGTCACAATTATCTGCAGAAGAGAGTATCTTTCTGGCTTCCATCATTCCGAAGCCAAAACATTTCCGCAGCTCGTTCACCGCAGACATGAAACTGAAGGATTATCTGGGAGGGTACTACCGCCTCATTGCCGCAAGGCTCAAAGCAAAAGGGCTGCTTAGCGAAGCTGAAGCAGACAGCATCCGTCCAGAAATAACCATCACCGGCTCTGCACTTAATGCTTTGTCTGCCGATAAAGACAGTGTAGTAAGCATCCCGCCGGCAGAATAA
- a CDS encoding two-component regulator propeller domain-containing protein — MNFSKNIAINIIMLLTQMAAVASPKPLVINLDKDKYNAANKNWSIGQDERGVMYFGNDIGLLESDGMSWNLYRIPNSPIIRTIAVASHQTIFTGGFEELGRWDRDISGSLKYTSLKGLLKEHKFENENFWKVWIVKNKVYFQSFSNIYVYDYHTLKPIGSTKSYIFLLKVRDQYWVHETFGSLYRIINDKLYKIPGSELFSTTTVRVILPYGKSQYLVGNSAGDIYVYDGKTFSLWNKKLSLLLQGEELNCGLYSSKRNTYYLGTQLNGLYEVTASGEVVNHFSTTNSLQNNTILSLYEDNRDNIWVAMDRGLAYIRYKKGLSYYKATDRDAGAVYAATFWHENLFVGTNQGVYYAPINKLNDQNIFSSLQLIKGTQGQVWSFSEIEGRLFFAHNSGFKEIRRDLSVGVPYNINTGVFKAIEATIKGVKILLLATYNNLIIINTKTGKLLKMKQITDPIINVETDYLDNIWLETVSHGVYKCRLNDDLTAFRYYSYYGYPKDKTLPVKISLFKAGGRIIFLGDNKFWTYNENGDKLVMDTHLNECFKSISDLKRIVHIRNEESWAITGSAVYRFFYDGYVARILESYSVGADNLSLINAYENISVLNDTLSMICLDAGFILHTSAKKPHAPDNLPSPYLESVHINSIDGKTNYLDLKKETEVPYLYNNVAINFSVNNAFARNLYVEYQLEGKGVETTWSKPQRINSVSYARLLKGDYIFKVRVTDGLGHYSDTTLFRFSILPPWYQTIWAYLSYIVIIIATLYLTWIMILRRYRNIHLQKIRARESKHLRTMNEKLLHEIEEKNAELFTQTSFIIQKNELILRLKGMVDDYCGKNIHKSLVPLYQKMNSLLSNMDTEEDWKMFLIKFEQKNSGFFKHLKAAHPQLTNNDLRLCACLKLNLETKDIASLMNLSVRAIENNRYRLRKKLNLSPDQNLNEYFLEVE; from the coding sequence ATGAACTTTTCGAAAAACATAGCTATCAACATTATAATGCTACTGACACAAATGGCCGCTGTGGCTTCTCCTAAACCACTCGTCATTAATCTCGATAAAGATAAATACAATGCGGCCAACAAAAACTGGTCTATCGGACAAGATGAAAGAGGGGTAATGTATTTCGGTAACGACATAGGGTTGCTGGAGTCTGATGGGATGAGCTGGAATTTGTATCGCATTCCCAATTCACCGATCATAAGAACCATTGCCGTTGCTTCTCACCAAACCATTTTTACCGGAGGCTTTGAAGAACTGGGGCGATGGGACAGAGATATATCGGGTTCATTAAAATACACCTCCTTAAAAGGATTACTTAAAGAACACAAATTCGAAAATGAAAACTTTTGGAAAGTATGGATTGTGAAAAACAAAGTATACTTTCAGTCATTCAGTAATATCTATGTATATGACTATCACACACTCAAACCAATTGGATCTACAAAAAGCTATATCTTCCTGTTAAAGGTCAGAGACCAATACTGGGTACATGAAACTTTCGGGTCCCTATATCGGATAATAAACGATAAACTTTATAAAATACCCGGCAGCGAATTGTTTAGCACCACCACTGTAAGGGTTATTTTACCATACGGTAAAAGCCAATACCTTGTAGGTAATTCTGCCGGAGATATCTATGTTTACGATGGAAAAACGTTCTCTCTCTGGAACAAGAAATTGAGCTTATTGCTACAAGGAGAAGAGCTGAATTGCGGACTTTATTCAAGTAAACGAAACACCTATTATCTGGGTACGCAGCTCAACGGACTTTACGAAGTCACAGCCTCGGGAGAGGTGGTTAATCATTTCTCAACAACCAATTCACTTCAAAACAATACCATTTTATCTCTTTACGAAGACAATCGCGACAATATCTGGGTAGCCATGGACAGAGGGCTTGCCTACATCCGATACAAAAAAGGATTAAGCTATTACAAAGCAACAGACCGCGACGCCGGAGCCGTATATGCGGCTACATTCTGGCACGAGAATCTATTTGTCGGAACCAATCAAGGCGTTTATTACGCTCCTATCAATAAGCTCAACGACCAGAATATTTTTTCTTCGCTTCAACTCATAAAAGGCACACAAGGACAAGTTTGGTCTTTCTCCGAAATAGAAGGCAGACTCTTTTTTGCCCACAATAGTGGATTCAAGGAGATTCGTCGGGATTTAAGCGTCGGAGTACCGTATAACATAAACACAGGAGTATTCAAAGCTATTGAGGCAACTATAAAAGGAGTGAAGATTTTATTGTTAGCAACGTATAACAATTTGATAATCATTAATACCAAAACAGGTAAATTGCTAAAGATGAAGCAAATAACCGATCCTATTATAAATGTAGAAACTGATTATCTGGATAATATATGGTTAGAAACAGTGAGCCACGGAGTATATAAATGCCGATTAAATGATGACCTGACTGCATTCCGTTATTATTCATACTATGGATACCCAAAAGATAAAACACTGCCGGTTAAGATATCTCTTTTTAAGGCAGGCGGACGCATTATCTTCTTAGGAGACAATAAGTTTTGGACATATAACGAGAATGGAGACAAGTTAGTGATGGATACTCATTTAAATGAATGCTTCAAATCGATCAGTGACCTGAAACGAATTGTACATATCCGTAACGAAGAGAGTTGGGCTATAACCGGTTCCGCAGTATATCGGTTTTTTTATGATGGTTACGTCGCTCGAATATTAGAATCTTATAGCGTGGGAGCAGACAACCTCTCGCTGATTAATGCTTACGAAAACATTTCGGTTCTCAACGACACGCTATCTATGATATGCCTGGATGCCGGTTTTATACTCCATACATCAGCAAAGAAGCCTCATGCCCCGGATAATCTTCCGTCTCCCTATCTGGAGTCTGTACATATAAACAGTATAGACGGAAAAACGAATTATCTGGATTTGAAAAAAGAAACAGAAGTTCCTTATCTGTATAATAACGTAGCTATAAACTTTTCCGTGAATAATGCTTTTGCCCGTAACCTTTATGTAGAGTATCAATTAGAAGGAAAGGGAGTAGAGACGACTTGGAGTAAGCCTCAACGAATAAACAGCGTTTCCTATGCCCGTTTGCTAAAAGGCGATTACATCTTTAAAGTAAGAGTAACCGACGGATTAGGCCATTATTCAGACACAACATTATTCCGCTTTAGTATACTTCCGCCTTGGTATCAAACCATTTGGGCTTATCTATCATACATAGTAATTATCATAGCCACGCTGTACCTTACATGGATCATGATTTTACGGAGATACCGCAATATTCACCTGCAAAAGATCAGAGCCCGTGAGTCTAAACACCTCAGAACGATGAATGAAAAGCTCCTTCACGAGATAGAAGAAAAAAATGCCGAACTTTTCACGCAAACGTCTTTTATCATTCAAAAGAATGAATTAATTCTGAGATTGAAAGGAATGGTCGATGATTATTGCGGAAAGAACATCCACAAATCGCTTGTGCCGCTTTACCAGAAGATGAATTCATTACTGAGCAACATGGATACTGAAGAGGACTGGAAAATGTTCTTAATAAAATTTGAGCAAAAGAATAGTGGATTCTTCAAACATCTCAAAGCAGCACATCCCCAGCTAACCAACAATGATTTAAGGCTATGCGCCTGCCTAAAACTCAATCTTGAGACCAAAGACATCGCTTCTCTGATGAATTTATCTGTCCGTGCGATAGAGAATAATCGCTACCGACTTCGAAAAAAGCTCAATCTAAGTCCCGATCAAAACTTAAATGAATATTTTCTCGAGGTAGAATAA
- a CDS encoding TonB-dependent receptor, whose translation MKNKPLKHLQKKNAISWLRSLTFLTCMLLTSLPMLAQNKTVTGKVVDQHNEPLIGVSVLVKGTTNGVITDLDGQYTIQVSPRAVLEFSYVGMTKQTIQVGSQTTINVSMKDDVTLLAETVVIGYGSAKKRDLTGSIANVKGDEIANKPSTNPLSSLQGKIAGVQIVNSGRAGADPEIRIRGTNSINGFTPLYIVDGLFNDNINFLNPSDIESMEILKDPSSLAIFGVRGANGVIIVTTKKAKEGQTLVNINSSFGWKKVVDKIDMANAAQFKELYNEQMANQGTPLFDFSDWNADTDWQNEIFQTGFMTNNNISITGASDKHSFYMGVGYTTEQGNILNEKFSKLTINVSNDYKIKDYMKVGFQFNGARTLPTDAKDVLDALGAAPVTPVYNDEYQLYTSLPDFQKAQMLNPMVDIALKANTTRAENYRGTGNIYGEIDFLKHFTFKAMFSMDYASNSSRTYVPLLQVYDAEASGNIVTLGSKQTEVSQLKQNEVKVQSDYLLTYANTFGDHSLTATAGFTTYYNSLGELEGARTQGSGLAIANDPDKWYVSIGDAGTATNGSTQWERSTVSALARIIYSYKGKYLFNGSFRRDGSSAFTYTGNEWQNFYSVGGGWLLSEENFMKNQSFFNMLKLKGSWGTLGNQNMDTAYPAEPLLESSSSAVFGTNETIYPGYQLAYLPNAKLRWEKVEAWEAGLEANMLHNRLHFEGVYYKKNTKDLLAKVPGLSGTVPGIGNLGQIENKGVEMSISWRDQIGNWGYNVSGNLTTIKNKVVSLVQEGYSIIDGDKSQSYTMAGYPIGYFYGYKVAGIYQSDADVANSPKNTLAAVTPGDLKFADVNGDDQITTADRTIIGNPTPDFTYGLSLGVSYKNFDLSVDMMGQYGNEIYRSWDSYNWSQFNFMAGRMNRWHGEGTSNSEPILNTTHTINNSISNYYIEDGSFFRIRNVQLAYNFNKDLLQKIHLQALKLYVNAQNLKTWKNNTGYTPELGGTATAFGIDNGSYPMPAIYTFGINLTF comes from the coding sequence ATGAAGAATAAACCTCTAAAACATCTTCAAAAGAAGAACGCCATATCATGGCTAAGAAGTCTAACTTTCCTTACTTGTATGTTATTGACATCCTTACCGATGCTTGCTCAAAACAAGACCGTAACCGGAAAAGTAGTTGATCAACACAATGAGCCTCTTATAGGTGTATCCGTACTTGTGAAAGGCACAACAAACGGAGTTATCACAGATTTGGACGGGCAGTACACTATTCAGGTTTCACCAAGAGCAGTACTTGAATTTTCGTATGTAGGCATGACCAAGCAAACCATTCAGGTAGGCTCGCAAACCACTATTAATGTAAGCATGAAAGACGATGTCACCCTTTTGGCCGAAACAGTCGTAATCGGTTATGGTAGTGCAAAAAAAAGAGACCTCACCGGTTCTATTGCTAACGTAAAAGGAGATGAGATAGCTAATAAACCTTCAACAAACCCTCTCTCCTCCTTACAAGGGAAAATCGCCGGCGTACAGATAGTAAACTCGGGACGTGCCGGAGCCGATCCCGAAATTCGTATTCGTGGTACAAACTCAATTAATGGTTTCACTCCGCTCTACATTGTTGACGGATTGTTTAATGATAACATCAACTTCCTCAATCCATCGGACATTGAGTCTATGGAAATATTAAAAGATCCCTCTTCATTGGCCATTTTCGGTGTACGCGGAGCCAACGGTGTTATTATTGTAACCACCAAGAAAGCCAAAGAAGGGCAAACGCTGGTTAATATCAACAGTTCCTTCGGATGGAAGAAAGTGGTCGATAAAATAGACATGGCCAACGCGGCACAGTTCAAAGAATTATATAATGAACAAATGGCTAATCAAGGCACGCCACTATTCGACTTCTCGGATTGGAATGCAGATACTGATTGGCAGAATGAGATTTTCCAAACCGGTTTTATGACAAATAACAATATCAGCATCACCGGCGCTTCGGATAAACACAGTTTTTATATGGGTGTAGGTTATACTACCGAGCAAGGTAATATTCTGAATGAAAAATTCAGTAAACTTACAATCAATGTAAGCAATGACTATAAAATTAAAGATTACATGAAAGTAGGCTTCCAGTTTAACGGGGCCCGTACATTGCCTACTGACGCCAAGGATGTACTTGATGCACTGGGTGCTGCCCCTGTAACACCGGTATACAATGATGAGTACCAATTGTACACTTCTCTTCCTGATTTTCAAAAAGCTCAGATGCTCAACCCGATGGTAGACATCGCTCTGAAAGCAAACACCACACGTGCCGAAAACTATCGTGGAACAGGTAACATCTACGGAGAAATTGATTTCTTGAAGCACTTCACGTTCAAAGCCATGTTTTCCATGGATTATGCGTCGAACAGTAGCCGTACATACGTTCCTCTGCTTCAGGTATATGATGCAGAGGCGTCCGGTAACATCGTAACTCTCGGAAGCAAACAAACCGAAGTCAGCCAACTCAAACAGAACGAAGTTAAAGTACAGAGTGACTATTTGTTGACATACGCAAACACCTTCGGCGATCACAGCCTTACAGCTACAGCCGGATTTACCACCTACTATAACTCATTGGGAGAATTAGAAGGTGCCCGTACACAAGGTAGTGGCTTGGCTATTGCCAATGATCCTGATAAATGGTATGTAAGTATCGGAGATGCGGGAACGGCAACTAACGGAAGCACTCAATGGGAACGATCTACCGTATCAGCTTTAGCCCGCATAATATACAGTTACAAAGGGAAATACCTTTTCAACGGTTCTTTCCGTCGTGACGGATCTTCTGCATTTACATATACCGGCAATGAATGGCAAAACTTTTATTCAGTAGGTGGCGGATGGCTTCTGTCGGAAGAGAACTTTATGAAAAATCAAAGCTTCTTCAACATGTTAAAGCTCAAAGGTTCTTGGGGTACACTGGGTAATCAAAACATGGATACAGCTTATCCGGCCGAACCTCTGCTCGAAAGCAGTTCTTCTGCTGTGTTCGGCACTAATGAGACCATTTATCCCGGCTACCAGTTAGCCTATCTGCCCAATGCTAAATTGCGTTGGGAGAAAGTAGAAGCATGGGAAGCTGGTTTGGAAGCCAACATGCTGCACAACCGCTTGCATTTTGAAGGGGTCTATTACAAGAAAAACACCAAAGATTTGCTGGCCAAAGTTCCCGGACTTTCGGGTACCGTACCAGGTATCGGAAATCTCGGACAAATAGAGAATAAAGGGGTAGAAATGTCCATTTCATGGAGAGATCAAATAGGAAACTGGGGTTATAACGTAAGCGGTAACCTAACTACAATAAAGAATAAGGTAGTAAGCTTGGTACAAGAAGGATACTCCATCATTGACGGAGATAAGAGCCAAAGCTATACCATGGCAGGTTATCCTATCGGTTATTTCTACGGATATAAAGTTGCCGGCATTTATCAATCGGACGCTGATGTAGCTAACTCTCCTAAAAACACATTAGCTGCAGTAACTCCCGGCGATTTAAAGTTTGCTGATGTAAATGGTGACGATCAGATTACAACAGCAGATCGTACCATCATTGGTAACCCTACTCCTGACTTCACTTACGGACTTTCATTAGGAGTATCATATAAGAACTTTGATCTCAGTGTAGACATGATGGGACAATACGGAAACGAGATTTACCGCAGCTGGGATAGTTATAACTGGTCGCAATTTAACTTTATGGCCGGGCGCATGAACCGCTGGCACGGAGAAGGGACATCAAACAGCGAACCTATTCTTAATACCACACATACCATCAACAATTCTATTTCAAATTATTACATTGAAGATGGCAGTTTCTTCAGAATCAGAAACGTGCAGCTGGCTTATAACTTCAACAAAGATTTGCTTCAGAAAATCCATTTACAGGCACTTAAGCTCTATGTAAATGCGCAAAACCTGAAAACATGGAAGAACAATACCGGATACACTCCCGAATTGGGAGGTACAGCAACGGCATTTGGTATTGATAATGGCAGCTATCCTATGCCCGCTATTTATACATTTGGCATAAACCTGACTTTCTAA